Proteins from a genomic interval of Acetobacterium woodii DSM 1030:
- a CDS encoding DUF6017 domain-containing protein — MIEEKRQGLQKPNLIYVGKFLGCAPVLDTETQPEFSNVLDSCDYLQNRQNDGSGHVKTAVLEPSKALLNNTDNNNTNISNTDILISQSDYNEMTDERMDRLNEFETVDHYFESQLFIETRDGQPDQRLIEDIKFNVLDMYFAPATMIAGDKKCQALVRAALMRLEPIHIDNIICKFHNITDSITNAKSYIQTMLYNESLETNLHINNQVKSDMANWKD; from the coding sequence TTGATCGAAGAAAAGAGACAAGGCTTACAAAAACCAAACTTAATTTATGTAGGAAAATTTTTAGGATGTGCCCCTGTCCTTGATACAGAGACACAACCAGAGTTTAGTAATGTGCTAGATAGTTGCGATTATTTGCAGAACCGTCAAAATGACGGTTCTGGACACGTCAAAACGGCGGTTCTTGAACCGTCAAAAGCACTGTTAAATAATACTGATAATAATAATACTAATATAAGTAATACTGATATTCTAATCAGTCAGTCTGACTACAATGAAATGACCGATGAAAGGATGGACAGACTAAACGAGTTCGAAACAGTTGATCATTATTTTGAAAGCCAGCTCTTCATTGAAACAAGAGATGGCCAACCGGATCAGAGGCTTATTGAGGATATTAAATTTAATGTCCTGGATATGTACTTTGCACCAGCAACCATGATTGCCGGTGATAAAAAATGTCAAGCGCTAGTCAGAGCTGCACTCATGCGCCTGGAGCCGATTCACATTGATAATATCATTTGCAAATTTCATAATATAACTGATTCAATCACCAACGCTAAATCTTATATTCAAACGATGCTTTACAATGAGTCCTTAGAAACGAATTTGCATATTAATAATCAAGTAAAATCGGACATGG
- a CDS encoding replication initiator protein A encodes MNYFTMHDADLFSFIRVPKELMTNPEYKDLSAESKLLYGVLLDRVSLSRKNNWVDDLGRIFIIYTRKDIMDIMGAGEKKSLNYSMNCERKN; translated from the coding sequence ATGAATTATTTTACCATGCATGATGCCGATCTGTTTTCTTTCATAAGAGTTCCAAAAGAATTGATGACCAATCCTGAGTATAAGGATCTATCAGCTGAAAGCAAACTTCTTTATGGAGTTTTGCTGGATCGGGTCAGTCTATCCAGAAAAAACAATTGGGTAGATGATTTAGGTCGAATTTTCATCATCTACACCCGTAAAGATATCATGGATATTATGGGAGCTGGCGAAAAAAAATCACTAAACTATTCAATGAACTGCGAGAGAAAAAATTGA